In the Paramisgurnus dabryanus chromosome 5, PD_genome_1.1, whole genome shotgun sequence genome, one interval contains:
- the timm8b gene encoding mitochondrial import inner membrane translocase subunit Tim8 B, with protein MADFSSSFDMPSSSSSETADAAELQRLIAVEQQKAQFQAQVHNFTDVCWDKCMPDKPSSKLDSRTETCLASCVERFIDTTLSITNRFTQMVQKGAH; from the exons ATGGCTGATTTCAGTTCTAGCTTTGATATGCCGTCATCTAGTTCATCTGAGACAGCAGATGCTGCGGAGCTTCAGCGACTCATTGCCGTGGAGCAACAGAAAGCTCAGTTTCAAGCGCAG GTACACAACTTCACGGATGTTTGCTGGGATAAGTGTATGCCGGACAAACCGAGCAGCAAGTTGGATTCGCGGACAGAGACGTGTCTCGCTAGCTGCGTGGAGCGTTTCATCGACACGACCCTCAGTATCACGAATCGCTTTACGCAGATGGTCCAGAAAGGCGCACACTGA
- the bco2a gene encoding carotenoid-cleaving dioxygenase, mitochondrial isoform X2 — translation MVSEFGTLALPDPCKNMFQRFLSRFEMTKPTDNASVSIIKYKGDYYVSTETNFMHRLDPETLESKQKVDWSKFIAVNGATAHPHIDPDGTAYNMGNSYSKKGTFYNIIMVPPERESPEDTLEEAKILCSIAPHDKSKPSYYHSFGMSENYVVFIEQPIKMDLFKIMTSRVRGKALSEGIYWDPNQETIFHLIDKQTGKESSVKYYTKALSTFHQINAFEQDGFLMLDMCCSDNGQAINNYHIQNMRQSGEALDKMYNSMGQPLPRRFVLPLNITKDTPLEQNLNTRPDSTATAVCRMKNQVYCTFEDLHNDDLQDYGGLEFPQINYARYNTKPYRYFYGCGFRNLVGDSLIKMDLESKKFKVWCQPDLYPSEPVFVPSPNAEEEDGGIILSVLITPTKDKSSFLLVLDAKTFTELGRAEVPVNIPYGFHGTFNSSE, via the exons ATGGTGTCAGAGTTTGGCACTTTGGCCCTGCCTGATCCCTGCAAAAATATGTTTCAGCGTTTCCTGTCAAGATTTGAGATGACAA AACCAACTGATAATGCCAGCGTCAGCATCATTAAATATAAGGGCGATTATTACGTCAGCACAGAGACAAACTTCATGCACAGATTGGACCCAGAGACATTGGAGAGCAAACAGAAG GTGGACTGGAGCAAATTCATAGCAGTAAATGGTGCTACAGCTCATCCGCACATTGACCCAGATGGCACAGCATACAACATGGGTAACTCATACAGCAAGAAAG GGACCTTTTACAACATCATCATGGTGCCACCTGAAAGAGAAAGTCCAGAAGATACTCTAGAGGAAGCAAAGATATTGTGCTCCATTGCCCCTCATGACAAATCCAAACCCTCCTATTACCACAGTTTT GGAATGTCGGAGAACTATGTAGTGTTCATTGAGCAGCCCATTAAAATGGATCTGTTCAAGATAATGACCAGCAGAGTCAGGGGGAAAGCACTAAGTGAGGGTATTTACTGGGACCCTAACCAGGAAACAATCTTCCACCTCATTGACAAACAAACTGGAAAG GAGAGCTCAGTGAAGTACTACACCAAAGCTCTGTCCACCTTCCATCAGATCAATGCTTTTGAACAGGATGGATTTCTCATGCTTGACATGTGCTGCTCTGATAATGGTCAGGCCATTAACAACTACCATATTCAAAACATGCGTCAATCAGGAGAGGCATTGGATAAA ATGTATAACAGCATGGGCCAGCCACTTCCTCGTCGTTTTGTGCTTCCTCTTAATATCACCAAAGACACACCACTGGAACAGAACCTCAACACAAGACCTGACAGTACGGCTACTGCTGTCTGCCGAATGAAAAATCAG gtTTACTGCACATTTGAGGACCTCCATAATGATGACCTGCAAGATTACGGTGGCTTGGAGTTCCCTCAAATTAACTATGCAAGATATAACACCAAACCTTACAGATACTTTTATGGTTGTGGTTTTCGGAACTTAGTAGGAGATTCTCTTATTAAAATGGATTTGGAGAGCAAAAAGTTTAAG GTATGGTGCCAGCCAGATCTCTACCCATCAGAGCCTGTTTTTGTTCCTTCACCAAATGCTGAGGAAGAGGATGGTGGGATTATTTTGTCTGTGCTGATCACACCAACAAAG GACAAGAGTTCGTTTCTCCTAGTCCTAGATGCCAAAACCTTCACAGAGCTGGGAAGAGCTGAAGTGCCTGTCAACATTCCTTATGGATTTCACGGAACATTTAATTCCAGCGAATAA
- the bco2a gene encoding carotenoid-cleaving dioxygenase, mitochondrial isoform X1: MYALSEVIMPTLSIIKNALWTSKGCSHLPFYRMSCTKLQTSAIDGKRTFNTTVNGLPTIAHLVRSVDETPEPIPTIVKGTIPKWINGSLLRNGPGKFEFGNQHFNHWFDGMALLHRFQIEGGKVTYRSRFLRSDSYKQNSERNRIMVSEFGTLALPDPCKNMFQRFLSRFEMTKPTDNASVSIIKYKGDYYVSTETNFMHRLDPETLESKQKVDWSKFIAVNGATAHPHIDPDGTAYNMGNSYSKKGTFYNIIMVPPERESPEDTLEEAKILCSIAPHDKSKPSYYHSFGMSENYVVFIEQPIKMDLFKIMTSRVRGKALSEGIYWDPNQETIFHLIDKQTGKESSVKYYTKALSTFHQINAFEQDGFLMLDMCCSDNGQAINNYHIQNMRQSGEALDKMYNSMGQPLPRRFVLPLNITKDTPLEQNLNTRPDSTATAVCRMKNQVYCTFEDLHNDDLQDYGGLEFPQINYARYNTKPYRYFYGCGFRNLVGDSLIKMDLESKKFKVWCQPDLYPSEPVFVPSPNAEEEDGGIILSVLITPTKDKSSFLLVLDAKTFTELGRAEVPVNIPYGFHGTFNSSE, from the exons ATGTACGCTTTATCTGAAGTTATAATGCCAACATTAAGTATAATTAAAAATGCCCTTTGGACCAGCAAAG GGTGCAGCCATTTACCATTCTACAGGATGTCCTGCACAAAGCTTCAAACATCAG CTATTGATGGTAAGAGAACATTCAACACCACGGTGAATGGGCTGCCAACCATCGCTCATTTAGTGCGTTCTGTAGACGAGACACCTGAGCCCATTCCCACCATAGTTAAAGGTACCATCCCAAAATGGATCAATGGAAGTCTACTTCGGAATGGTCCAGGAAAGTTTGAATTTGGGAATCAGCA TTTTAACCACTGGTTTGATGGAATGGCTTTGCTGCACCGCTTTCAGATTGAGGGCGGCAAGGTGACATACAGGAGTCGCTTTTTGCGCAGTGACTCGTACAAGCAGAACAGTGAGAGGAACCGGATCATGGTGTCAGAGTTTGGCACTTTGGCCCTGCCTGATCCCTGCAAAAATATGTTTCAGCGTTTCCTGTCAAGATTTGAGATGACAA AACCAACTGATAATGCCAGCGTCAGCATCATTAAATATAAGGGCGATTATTACGTCAGCACAGAGACAAACTTCATGCACAGATTGGACCCAGAGACATTGGAGAGCAAACAGAAG GTGGACTGGAGCAAATTCATAGCAGTAAATGGTGCTACAGCTCATCCGCACATTGACCCAGATGGCACAGCATACAACATGGGTAACTCATACAGCAAGAAAG GGACCTTTTACAACATCATCATGGTGCCACCTGAAAGAGAAAGTCCAGAAGATACTCTAGAGGAAGCAAAGATATTGTGCTCCATTGCCCCTCATGACAAATCCAAACCCTCCTATTACCACAGTTTT GGAATGTCGGAGAACTATGTAGTGTTCATTGAGCAGCCCATTAAAATGGATCTGTTCAAGATAATGACCAGCAGAGTCAGGGGGAAAGCACTAAGTGAGGGTATTTACTGGGACCCTAACCAGGAAACAATCTTCCACCTCATTGACAAACAAACTGGAAAG GAGAGCTCAGTGAAGTACTACACCAAAGCTCTGTCCACCTTCCATCAGATCAATGCTTTTGAACAGGATGGATTTCTCATGCTTGACATGTGCTGCTCTGATAATGGTCAGGCCATTAACAACTACCATATTCAAAACATGCGTCAATCAGGAGAGGCATTGGATAAA ATGTATAACAGCATGGGCCAGCCACTTCCTCGTCGTTTTGTGCTTCCTCTTAATATCACCAAAGACACACCACTGGAACAGAACCTCAACACAAGACCTGACAGTACGGCTACTGCTGTCTGCCGAATGAAAAATCAG gtTTACTGCACATTTGAGGACCTCCATAATGATGACCTGCAAGATTACGGTGGCTTGGAGTTCCCTCAAATTAACTATGCAAGATATAACACCAAACCTTACAGATACTTTTATGGTTGTGGTTTTCGGAACTTAGTAGGAGATTCTCTTATTAAAATGGATTTGGAGAGCAAAAAGTTTAAG GTATGGTGCCAGCCAGATCTCTACCCATCAGAGCCTGTTTTTGTTCCTTCACCAAATGCTGAGGAAGAGGATGGTGGGATTATTTTGTCTGTGCTGATCACACCAACAAAG GACAAGAGTTCGTTTCTCCTAGTCCTAGATGCCAAAACCTTCACAGAGCTGGGAAGAGCTGAAGTGCCTGTCAACATTCCTTATGGATTTCACGGAACATTTAATTCCAGCGAATAA